The following coding sequences are from one Photobacterium angustum window:
- a CDS encoding LysE/ArgO family amino acid transporter: MNFWVLLQGFGLGASMIIPIGAQNAYVLNQGIKRNHHLTTATICSLLDTLFISLGIFGGGAILAQHDMLLTSVTLGGIAFLTFYGLLSLKSAFKKPNADEQNGEVVARGRRAVILGALAVTVLNPHLYLDTVVILGSLGGQFEGNDRIAFAVGTIMASFVWFYSLSLGAAKLGPVLSQPKVKKGIDLLVAAMMFTIAIILAKELMGKYW; encoded by the coding sequence ATGAATTTTTGGGTTTTATTACAAGGTTTTGGTTTAGGGGCATCAATGATCATCCCTATTGGTGCCCAGAATGCTTATGTCCTCAATCAAGGTATAAAGCGTAATCACCATTTAACGACAGCAACGATTTGCAGTTTGTTAGATACGCTGTTTATTTCCTTAGGTATTTTTGGTGGCGGTGCCATTTTGGCGCAACATGACATGTTACTGACCTCTGTAACATTAGGCGGCATTGCTTTTTTAACCTTCTACGGTTTGTTGTCATTAAAAAGCGCGTTTAAAAAGCCCAATGCTGATGAACAAAATGGTGAAGTGGTTGCTCGCGGTCGTCGTGCTGTTATCTTAGGTGCATTGGCTGTGACGGTGTTAAATCCGCATTTATACCTTGATACCGTGGTGATTCTTGGTTCACTAGGTGGTCAGTTTGAAGGAAATGATCGTATTGCTTTTGCTGTTGGTACCATCATGGCATCGTTTGTTTGGTTCTATAGCTTGTCTTTAGGTGCGGCAAAACTTGGGCCTGTTCTATCACAGCCAAAAGTAAAAAAAGGCATTGATCTGTTAGTGGCAGCAATGATGTTTACTATTGCGATCATTCTTGCTAAAGAGTTGATGGGTAAGTATTGGTAA
- a CDS encoding porin, with protein sequence MKRTALFYGALCVSSFASVVNAASIYADEGTSLAIGGRVEARAEHRDSDISDLSRARVNISGETLIGDGISGIGYFEQEFKASENKTRYLYAGIKAALGEGEAQVVYGKTAGAMSLVTDMTDIQAAYGAIAADKFKVGKRIANSIATFYTNDSGTSLGINYSGKHTIKQDTFKQGFSVGASQAIGDTGLTLATGYADQTMIKKGKEKEKSQFDVGMGYQIKQFYLGALYTNQKLGGKDADGYDVVTAYKINSIYKATLGFGELHVEGGDDTRAVNGDITAKWNKHFRTYAAVNYDTVIDDTQAMLGARYDF encoded by the coding sequence ATGAAAAGGACAGCTTTATTCTATGGCGCGTTATGCGTGTCATCGTTTGCAAGTGTTGTAAATGCGGCATCCATTTACGCTGATGAGGGAACAAGTCTTGCTATTGGCGGGCGTGTTGAAGCTCGCGCTGAGCATCGTGATAGTGACATCAGCGATCTTAGCCGTGCGCGAGTGAATATTAGTGGTGAAACACTGATCGGTGATGGTATTAGCGGCATTGGTTATTTCGAGCAGGAATTCAAAGCAAGTGAAAACAAAACACGCTATCTCTATGCCGGTATTAAAGCGGCGCTAGGAGAGGGAGAAGCGCAAGTCGTTTACGGTAAAACGGCGGGAGCGATGAGCCTTGTTACGGATATGACTGATATTCAGGCAGCATACGGCGCAATTGCCGCTGACAAGTTTAAAGTCGGCAAACGTATAGCGAACAGTATTGCCACTTTTTATACCAATGATTCGGGTACGTCATTAGGCATTAACTACTCGGGTAAACATACAATCAAGCAAGATACCTTTAAACAGGGTTTCTCTGTTGGGGCATCCCAAGCTATTGGTGATACAGGGTTAACCTTGGCAACGGGTTATGCCGATCAAACCATGATCAAAAAAGGCAAAGAGAAAGAAAAGTCACAGTTTGATGTCGGTATGGGATACCAAATTAAGCAGTTTTATTTAGGTGCTTTATACACCAATCAAAAATTAGGCGGTAAGGATGCTGACGGTTATGACGTAGTGACTGCTTATAAGATCAACAGTATTTATAAAGCCACGCTTGGTTTTGGTGAGTTACATGTCGAAGGTGGAGATGACACTCGAGCTGTGAATGGCGACATCACCGCCAAGTGGAATAAACATTTCAGAACCTATGCTGCGGTGAATTACGACACGGTAATTGATGATACACAAGCCATGCTTGGCGCTCGTTACGATTTCTAA
- a CDS encoding LysR family transcriptional regulator ArgP, protein MRGLDYKWIEALDAIIHQGSFERAAEYLFISQSAISQRVKQLEKFLAQPVLIREQPPKPTAIGKKLLGLYRRVRLLEHEILPELENDTSSRPIQLSLATNADSLATWLLPSLQDVMKQKQVEITLSIYGENLSIEKLKSGEVAGAISLESQPIPSCRADYLGCIDYVCVASPEFTQRYFKNGVNNQTIAKAPAVSYDQFDDLHQKFLTHHFNVNLDNTVHHKISSSEAFIKMAIAGIAYCLIPKLQIIEELEKGTLVNITPNFTLSNQIYWHHWQLETGVLKEISQAIIHYAQSHLPQ, encoded by the coding sequence GTGCGAGGATTAGATTACAAATGGATTGAAGCCTTAGATGCGATTATTCATCAAGGGAGTTTTGAACGTGCCGCTGAATACCTCTTCATTTCACAGTCAGCAATATCACAACGCGTAAAACAATTAGAAAAGTTTCTGGCTCAACCTGTACTGATAAGAGAGCAACCGCCAAAGCCCACAGCAATAGGCAAAAAACTACTGGGGTTATATCGTCGTGTTAGATTACTTGAACATGAAATATTGCCAGAGTTAGAAAACGATACCAGCTCACGCCCTATTCAACTTTCACTCGCTACCAACGCCGATAGCCTAGCGACATGGTTGTTACCGTCACTGCAAGACGTGATGAAACAAAAACAAGTTGAAATTACATTAAGTATTTATGGTGAAAACCTCTCGATAGAGAAATTGAAAAGTGGAGAAGTGGCAGGTGCGATTAGCCTCGAATCGCAACCGATCCCGTCCTGTCGAGCCGACTATTTAGGTTGTATTGATTACGTTTGTGTCGCAAGCCCTGAATTTACCCAGCGATACTTCAAAAACGGCGTGAATAACCAAACGATAGCTAAAGCACCAGCCGTGTCTTACGATCAATTTGACGATCTACACCAGAAATTTCTTACCCACCACTTTAATGTAAATCTTGATAATACCGTCCATCATAAAATCAGTAGCTCAGAAGCTTTTATCAAAATGGCCATTGCTGGTATCGCCTACTGTTTAATCCCCAAATTACAGATCATCGAGGAATTAGAAAAAGGCACGCTGGTGAATATTACGCCGAATTTCACCTTGTCTAACCAAATTTATTGGCATCACTGGCAATTAGAAACTGGCGTATTAAAAGAAATATCGCAAGCGATCATTCATTACGCACAAAGCCATTTGCCACAATAA
- a CDS encoding YbaK/EbsC family protein, giving the protein MQSLQKIYAFNTQRLKSLAIPYREWEHESILDFETDQKVAARLGWTGVHTKSIFMKFKGHGYALYLTDKDSRMDSKKIKTLIGKRPSICTGEEMTAQLGCLPGAVCPVGLPEHVTIIIDSSLYACEELLYTPGIPEVTFGVAGKHLKQLLESESNSIYEL; this is encoded by the coding sequence ATGCAATCGTTACAAAAAATTTATGCGTTTAATACCCAACGTTTAAAGTCATTGGCTATCCCTTATCGAGAATGGGAGCACGAAAGCATTCTTGATTTTGAAACCGATCAAAAAGTAGCAGCGAGACTTGGTTGGACGGGAGTACATACTAAGAGCATCTTTATGAAATTTAAAGGTCATGGCTATGCGTTGTATTTGACGGATAAAGATTCGCGAATGGACTCGAAAAAAATAAAGACGTTAATCGGTAAGCGGCCCTCTATTTGTACTGGTGAAGAGATGACTGCGCAGTTAGGGTGTTTACCCGGTGCTGTTTGTCCTGTCGGGCTACCTGAACATGTCACTATTATTATCGATTCATCCTTGTATGCGTGTGAAGAGTTGCTGTATACACCCGGTATACCAGAAGTCACGTTTGGCGTGGCAGGGAAACACTTAAAGCAGTTATTAGAATCTGAATCTAATTCTATTTATGAACTGTAA